The proteins below come from a single Drosophila suzukii chromosome X, CBGP_Dsuzu_IsoJpt1.0, whole genome shotgun sequence genomic window:
- the LOC108015040 gene encoding coiled-coil domain-containing protein 80 → MSRSSILILLLLGVSCLEILQARSLPEGERHRFVRRRISPDDPDLEIIEVKEVYYVRRPKKVVVPLDEDEMDWRIRCDFEPSLPECRDLIKKPVVAPTTKTITTTTQAPTSTTTTTRRTTTTPEPLRDESMERRIRCEFDPTAEECAPSTTSTTTTTTTTTTTESPILPEFNDPEYEPESKTLPELNDPETETEPEQETEQQSDTDPEIDSEGAKEEVTEEPSPEDVIPLADDDGESDDNDTEDLEDQEDDADLEDIYDVNPNEGETHSIGAHETGAWN, encoded by the exons ATGAGCAGATCCTCGATTCTGATTCTCCTGCTCCTGGGAGTCTCCTGCCTGGAGATTCTTCAGGCCCGCTCTCTTCCGGAGGGCGAGCGCCACAGGTTCGTGCGCAGACGCATCTCCCCCGACGATCCCGACCTGGAGATCATCGAGgtcaaggaggtgtactatgtAAGGCGGCCCAAAAAGGTGGTGGTGCCCCTCGATGAGGACGAAATGGACTGGCGGATCCGCTGCGACTTCGAGCCAAGTCTTCCGGAGT GCAGGGACTTGATAAAGAAACCTGTGGTGGCTCCCACCACTAAAACCATAACTACAACCACTCAGGCGCCCACTAGCACCACAACCACCACTCGCAGAACCACCACCACTCCAGAACCCTTGAGGGATGAGTCCATGGAGCGTAGGATTCGCTGTGAGTTCGATCCCACGGCGGAGGAAT gTGCACCTTCAACCACTTCTACTACAACGACCACTACGACAACCACCACCACGGAATCACCTATTCTCCCAGAATTCAATGATCCCGAATATGAGCCGGAATCCAAGACTCTTCCGGAACTTAACGATCCCGAAACTGAAACGGAACCAGAACAGGAAACCGAACAACAAAGTGATACAGATCCCGAAATCGATTCAGAAGGCGCCAAAGAAGAGGTCACCGAAGAACCAAGTCCGGAAGATGTTATCCCCTTGGCCGATGACGATGGCGAGAGCGATGATAACGACACTGAGGACCTGGAAGATCAAGAGGATGATGCCGACTTGGAAGATATATACGATGTCAATCCCAACGAGGGAGAAACCCACTCAATCGGGGCTCACGAAACCGGCGCTTGGAACTAG
- the LOC108015019 gene encoding uncharacterized protein has product MSQEAEEEDEALQDEGEDDPLANLLSLKLKKPSHWNWELSTSRSCSQIALPRILLYDHTGNLLVDADGQEEQTYTSRQPQRRRKRSATSNLSLERNFHGLHIAEATPSATPTPTPTATPSSSRESGRRKTHGSCIDFSTHELPNWEPSSVSSRRSSSLRGVRFQEAEDLLVYPTPPSTSTLNSSSSGPREKRRYRRSQSSILERFSLSKGRHSSPEFAQEEEVVKAPRYFLRTSKAGTLVIREESFSSQRLRHRRRRPPKHSSSENILEQEMDQEREQVPKALQAPASVVQAATRRRPQGRTLSTSEEEERDLEQEPRRSRGRPRNPSQRSCGKDAAQELITVDPDNCVYRAAPGATAR; this is encoded by the exons ATGTCCCAGGAAGCTGAAGAGGAGGACGAGGCTCTGCAGGATGAGGGGGAAGATGATCCCCTGGCCAATCTGCTGAGTCTGAAGCTGAAGAAGCCGAGCCACTGGAACTGGGAGCTAAGCACCTCCCGCAGCTGTAGCCAGATAGCCCTGCCCCGGATCCTCCTCTACGATCACACGGGCAACCTCCTGGTGGACGCCGATGGCCAGGAGGAGCAGACCTACACATCCCGGCAGCCCCAGAGGCGCCGCAAGCGCTCGGCCACCTCCAATTTGAGCCTGGAGCGCAATTTCCATGGCCTGCACATAGCCGAGGCAACGCCctcggccacgcccacccccACGCCCACGGCCACGCCCAGTTCGAGCCGGGAGAGTGGGCGGCGGAAAACGCACGGCAGCTGCATCGACTTCAGCACCCACGAACTGCCCAACTGGGAACCCTCTTCGGTGAGCTCGCGGCGCTCCAGTTCCCTGCGCGGAGTTCGCTTCCAGGAGGCGGAGGACCTGCTGGTCTATCCCACGCCGCCCTCCACCTCCACGCTGAACTCCTCGAGCTCGGGCCCCAGGGAGAAGCGACGCTACCGCCGCTCGCAGAGCTCCATCCTCGAGAGATTCAGCCTCTCGAAGGGCAGGCACTCCTCGCCGGAGTTCGcccaggaggaggaggtggtcAAGGCGCCGCGCTACTTCCTGCGCACCAGCAAGGCGGGCACCCTGGTCATCCGCGAGGAGAGCTTCAGCTCCCAGCGGCTGAGGCATCGACGCCGTCGTCCCCCGAAGCACTCCTCCAGCGAGAACATCCTGGAGCAGGAGATGGATCAGGAGCGGGAGCAGGTGCCCAAGGCTCTACAGGCTCCAGCCAGTGTCGTGCAGGCCGCGACTCGCCGGAGACCGCAGGGGAGAACGCTCTCCACCTCAGAGGAGGAGGAGCGGGATCTGGAGCAGGAGCCACGCAGGTCCAGGGGCAGGCCCAGGAACCCGAGCCAACGCAGCTGCGGCAAGGATGCGGCCCAAG AGCTCATCACTGTAGATCCCGATAATTGTGTGTATCGAGCAGCGCCGGGCGCCACCGCACGATAG
- the LOC108015082 gene encoding uncharacterized protein: protein MSMHQLLLYSLCLWAVIVFCAPTPSESRRVIFLKPNGIHRGQILATHGMQKSCPQCHMIDHRGNCRRIIAYNADGVRC, encoded by the exons ATGTCGATGCACCAGCTGCTTCTGTACTCACTTTGCCTTTGGGCCGTGATCGTGTTCTGTGCCCCAACGCCCAGTGAATCGCGTCGCGTGATCTTCCTGAAGCCGAATGGCATCCATCGCGGCCAGATCCTGGCCACCCACGGCATGCAGAAGTCCTGCCCCCAGTGCCACATGATTGATCATCGGGGCAACTGCCGGCGCATCATTGCCTACAATGCAG ATGGCGTGCGCTGCTGA
- the LOC108015065 gene encoding uncharacterized protein — protein MTNSLIIAVFLASLCLCFGQMQAASIVCGSEAKSAGDSGSDSDADAVTTPSPSEVNKFVHSLQCTLEKAKPWIANIEKEAKILEEKARDVTRSLFQRINMLVNVLALPANSEKDKEKDKEPEKEITTTTTAEGPSSTTEPSSSSKNDLKEEQTTSSPTPVHLDWLEDHANEVDYVPEKN, from the coding sequence ATGACTAATTCCCTGATAATCGCAGTGTTTTTGGCCAGCCTGTGCCTTTGTTTTGGCCAAATGCAGGCAGCCTCGATTGTCTGCGGCTCCGAGGCCAAGTCTGCAGGGGATTCGGGCTCGGATTCGGATGCGGATGCGGTGACCACTCCCAGTCCCAGTGAGGTCAACAAGTTCGTCCACAGTCTGCAGTGCACTCTGGAGAAGGCCAAGCCCTGGATAGCAAACATCGAGAAGGAGGCCAAAATCTTGGAGGAGAAGGCCAGGGATGTGACCAGGTCGCTGTTCCAGCGCATAAACATGCTGGTCAATGTGCTGGCGCTTCCTGCCAACTCTGAAAAGGATAAGGAAAAGGATAAGGAGCCTGAGAAGGAAatcaccaccaccaccaccgctGAGGGACCTTCCTCCACCACGGAACCATCTAGTTCCTCAAAAAATGATCTTAAGGAGGAGCAAACCACCTCTTCTCCGACTCCGGTTCACTTGGACTGGCTGGAGGATCATGCCAATGAGGTGGACTACGTCCCAGAGAAGAATTAG
- the Ser7 gene encoding serine protease easter produces the protein MLLVIALSLAFLGAEAQQTGKAIMHFGNCISVEFGRGTCIEKRDCDFYAVDKLMDVASKQQCFSRQRPDLVCCPRETNIIPPFAPRIGNMSSNANVPGANTTRSGSSTPLKLLPRTTPRPPTGIDQLPQHPYCGSAFSFRVVGGEYTGLYEFPWTTLLEYELADGSKDYACGASFIAQRWLVTAAHCIHTFGRNLTAAVLGEWDRDTDPDCVTVSGVRECTPPHIRVTIDRILPHSQYSNRTYGNDIALLRLSRPVNWLQMPYLEPVCLPPQGGRIANQLAGSAADVSGWGKTESSGSSRIKRKAMLTIQAQDQCQEAFSKDSNIVLTEGQMCAGGEIGVDSCSGDSGGPLTVEASTVQGDRYVYLAGVVSIGRDHCGKALISGVYTRVSSYLGWIEGTIRANRA, from the exons ATGCTCTTGGTCATCGCCCTTTCCTTGGCCTTTTTGGGGGCTGAGGCCCAGCAAACTGGCA AAGCCATCATGCATTTTGGCAACTGCATCTCGGTGGAATTCGGCAGAGGCACCTGCATCGAGAAAAGGGACTGCGATTTTTACGCCGTGGATAAACTAATGGATGTGGCCAGCAAACAACAGTGCTTCTCCCGCCAGCGACCCGATCTG GTGTGTTGTCCCCGCGAGACGAACATTATCCCGCCCTTTGCTCCCAGGATCGGCAATATGTCGAGCAATGCTAATGTCCCAGGGGCGAACACCACCAGGAGCGGCAGCTCGACTCCTCTGAAACTGTTGCCCAGAACTACGCCACGCCCACCCACGGGGATCGACCAACTGCCCCAGCATCCGTACTGCGGCTCCGCCTTCTCGTTCCGCGTGGTCGGCGGCGAGTACACCGGGCTCTACGAGTTCCCCTGGACCACCCTGTTGGAGTACGAGCTGGCCGATGGGAGCAAGGACTACGCCTGCGGGGCATCCTTCATCGCCCAAAGGTGGCTGGTCACCGCCGCCCACTGCATCCATACGTTCGGCAGGAACCTCACGGCCGCCGTTCTGGGGGAATGGGATCGGGACACGGATCCGGATTGCGTGACTGTGTCCGGGGTGCGGGAGTGTACCCCTCCGCACATCCGGGTGACCATCGACCGGATCCTGCCTCACTCGCAGTACTCGAACCGCACCTACGGCAATGACATAGCCCTGCTGCGACTGTCCCGCCCGGTCAACTGGCTGCAGATGCCGTATCTGGAGCCCGTCTGCCTGCCGCCGCAGGGGGGCAGGATTGCTAATCAGCTGGCCGGCTCCGCCGCCGACGTTTCCGGCTGGGGCAAGACCGAGTCCAGCGGCAGCAGCCGGATCAAGCGGAAGGCCATGCTGACGATCCAGGCGCAGGACCAGTGCCAGGAGGCCTTCTCCAAGGACTCCAACATAGTCCTGACCGAGGGTCAAATGTGCGCCGGCGGCGAGATCGGCGTTGACTCCTGCAGCGGCGACTCCGGCGGTCCTCTGACCGTGGAAGCCAGCACGGTGCAGGGCGACCGGTACGTCTACCTGGCCGGGGTCGTCTCCATCGGGCGGGATCACTGTGGCAAGGCGCTCATCTCGGGGGTCTACACCCGGGTCAGCAGCTACTTGGGCTGGATCGAGGGCACCATCCGCGCGAATCGCGCTTAG
- the LOC108015063 gene encoding uncharacterized protein: MKSLVVCSLIGLVLLVAGGQVRGECDEVKAPEESDFKHFFKNLGCKVNQGAKDVAEAAKPYTDKIGEGAKEFGSSVAQKYDELKHKLTDEASTTPKIPVTYDAPTEKVLLAPIGGPSSPAP; encoded by the coding sequence ATGAAATCGCTAGTGGTGTGCTCCCTGATCGGATTGGTGCTCCTGGTGGCCGGTGGCCAGGTGCGCGGCGAGTGCGACGAGGTCAAGGCTCCCGAGGAGAGCGACTTCAAGCACTTCTTCAAGAACCTCGGCTGCAAGGTCAACCAGGGTGCCAAGGATGTGGCCGAGGCCGCCAAGCCCTACACGGACAAGATCGGCGAGGGCGCCAAGGAGTTCGGCAGCTCGGTGGCCCAGAAGTACGACGAGCTGAAGCACAAGCTCACCGACGAGGCCTCCACCACGCCCAAGATCCCCGTGACCTATGACGCCCCCACCGAGAAGGTCCTTCTGGCCCCCATCGGCGGACCCAGCTCCCCGGCCCCGTGA
- the LOC108015081 gene encoding uncharacterized protein — protein MRSVLLSAGLLLLVLLLGSSCSGSGKVIYFNQLNSTQSQEAAKNTTGALGKGMLFDTRGNRCRHGFVRDHHGRCRRLV, from the exons ATGCGATCCGTACTGCTGTCCGCCGGACTTCTGCTCCTGGTTCTGCTGCTGGGCTCTTCGTGCAGCGGGTCGGGAAAAGTGATCTACTTCAACCAACTGAACAGCACCCAGTCCCAGGAGGCGGCCAAGAACACCACCGGTGCCCTGGGCAAGGGAATGCTCTTCGACACGCGCGGAAACCGCTGTCGTCACGGCTTCGTTCGCGATCACCATGGGCGTTGCAGGAGG CTGGTCTAA
- the LOC136117313 gene encoding uncharacterized protein — translation MQFHRLLILTFVVLALILAQSPRITDARRLIFYNPHTRPLTSQLLVSRKIAKPCPAGKMRDHRDRCRRAVIFGRSS, via the coding sequence ATGCAATTCCATCGCCTGCTGATCCTGACCTTTGTGGTTCTCGCCTTGATACTGGCCCAGAGTCCCAGGATTACGGATGCCCGCCGCCTGATCTTCTACAATCCCCACACTCGACCACTCACCAGCCAGCTCCTCGTGTCCCGGAAGATCGCGAAACCCTGTCCCGCAGGAAAGATGAGGGACCACCGGGATCGGTGTCGCCGGGCCGTCATCTTTGGCCGCAGCAGTTGA
- the LOC108015054 gene encoding uncharacterized protein, with protein sequence MNSLQGSLVLLLLAGAFLQSRAGLFDCEDKIPGLGDVSDKISEITGSSTSSEHEVRDFFKNVGCHIKEGAKKLGEKAKDLGSELKEGAQKLGEKAKVLGSDLKDRFDDFRDKLAKDSAEEMSKDRGFLANVEIINPDILKGEQQCGHGHILDALGNCSKLRK encoded by the coding sequence ATGAATAGCTTGCAAGGATCCCTTGTCCTGCTCCTGCTGGCCGGAGCATTCCTGCAGAGCCGGGCGGGACTCTTCGATTGCGAGGACAAGATTCCCGGACTGGGCGATGTGAGCGACAAGATATCAGAGATCACGGGAAGCAGCACCAGTTCGGAGCACGAGGTGCGGGACTTCTTCAAGAACGTGGGCTGCCATATCAAGGAGGGGGCCAAGAAGCTGGGCGAGAAGGCCAAGGACCTCGGCTCGGAGCTCAAGGAGGGCGCCCAGAAGCTGGGCGAGAAGGCCAAGGTCCTGGGCAGCGACCTCAAGGACCGCTTCGACGACTTCCGCGACAAGCTGGCCAAGGACTCCGCCGAGGAGATGAGCAAGGATCGCGGCTTCCTGGCCAACGTCGAGATCATCAACCCGGACATCCTCAAGGGCGAGCAGCAGTGCGGCCACGGCCACATCCTGGATGCTTTGGGCAACTGCAGCAAGTTGAGGAAGTAG